A part of Crassostrea angulata isolate pt1a10 chromosome 5, ASM2561291v2, whole genome shotgun sequence genomic DNA contains:
- the LOC128185279 gene encoding midasin-like has translation MMIMMIGAVVVEFLMIMMMMMMMMMMELRKRLHQHLTRQSSLYESQELKIEMPDEQTSDYNGSINGSHSLRNSTTGDLKEEVVSAFTNPAFIQDETEIKLTAAEEEAEQSLNDLTNRLEAEENKGMIVDSYNPSESDIELDPINGYENTPPKFAEATPKDYENVPHTFKSTDLPEDYPANDQNEADSENNTNENMDDDEEPHPDYELKAVRFSAQVLDTEENKFEPLREKEDKPDLRKDEESGEDLDDEENNVESGEHVNEELEEDKDDFGDGIENERTDEEILSPNEVLQDEKSENEEDIPNFSFDTKM, from the exons atgatgataatgatgattgGGGCGGTGGTGGTGGAGTttttgatgataatgatgatgatgatgatgatgatgatgatggagTTGAGGAAGAGa CTTCATCAACACCTTACTCGACAAAGTTCACTTTATGAATCCcaagaattgaaaattgaaatgcCTGATGAACAAACTTCGGACTACAATGGTTCAATCAATGGCTCACATAGTCTTCGAAACTCAACAACCGGTGATTTGAAAGAAGAAGTAGTCTCTGCATTTACAAATCCAGCTTTTATCCAAGAcgaaactgaaataaaattaacGGCAGCAGAAGAAGAAGCAGAACAAAGTCTGAATGATTTGACAAATCGACTTGAGGCAGAGGAGAACAAAGGTATGATCGTTGACAGTTATAATCCATCTGAAAGTGACATTGAGTTGGATCCAATAAATGGCTACGAAAATACCCCTCCGAAATTCGCTGAGGCAACTCCAAAGGATTATGAAAATGTTCCACATACTTTTAAATCCACTGATCTGCCGGAAGATTACCCAGCTAATGATCAAAACGAAGCAGAttctgaaaataatacaaacgaGAACATGGACGACGATGAGGAACCACATCCGGACTATGAGTTAAAGGCGGTTCGATTTTCTGCGCAAGTACTTGATACAGAAGAAAATAAATTCGAACCACTGAGAGAAAAGGAGGACAAACCAGATCTAAGAAAAGACGAAGAATCTGGAGAAGACCTTGATGATGAAGAGAATAATGTAGAGTCAGGTGAACATGTGAATGAAGAATTGGAGGAAGACAAAGATGATTTTGGTGACGGAATAGAAAACGAACGCACTGATGAGGAAATTCTGTCTCCGAACGAAGTTCTGCAAGATGAAAAAAGTGAAAACGAGGAAGACATTccaaatttttcttttgatacaaaaatgtaa